The following are encoded together in the Juglans microcarpa x Juglans regia isolate MS1-56 chromosome 2D, Jm3101_v1.0, whole genome shotgun sequence genome:
- the LOC121250879 gene encoding UPF0481 protein At3g47200-like, with protein sequence MSCMLQFLYHDLILLENQLPWMVLERLFGITVERRQSKPLMQLAVEFFANIFSSTPPPVVYPIQDIEHILDLFRRLLISSVGGEEERELGWQPMPSATSLVEAGVKFRRSEYKSILDMKFINGVLEIPPLLIQETTETVFRNLVSFEQCYPNCDAWFTSYVVLVHNLINTAKDLDILCENEIIDNWSNLEDAAQFFNKIYSNTYVKKYHYLGLCQKVNRYCQRRWPRWRTVLVRNYFNTPWSTLSIMVVAMLLILLFLQALFTIIK encoded by the coding sequence ATGTCTTGCATGCTTCAATTTCTTTACCATGACTTGATATTGCTTGAAAACCAACTTCCTTGGATGGTACTTGAGCGCTTGTTTGGCATAACCGTGGAACGTAGACAAAGCAAGCCTCTAATGCAACTTGCAGTAGAGTTTTTTGCTAATATTTTCTCATCCACACCTCCTCCTGTGGTTTACCCAATCCAAGACATAGAGCATATTCTCGACCTGTTTAGAAGATTGTTGATTTCATCAgttggaggagaagaagaacgGGAGCTTGGGTGGCAACCCATGCCTTCTGCCACGAGCCTCGTCGAGGCTGGCGTCAAATTCAGAAGGAGCGAGTACAAAAGCATCTTGGACATGAAGTTCATCAATGGCGTCCTTGAGATTCCTCCGTTACTGATTCAAGAGACAACAGAAACTGTCTTTCGGAATCTTGTCAGCTTTGAACAATGTTACCCCAATTGTGATGCTTGGTTCACTTCCTATGTCGTACTCGTACACAACCTCATTAACACTGCCAAGGATCTGGACATACTCTGCGAGAACGAGATTATTGATAACTGGTCCAATCTAGAGGATGCAGCCCAGTTCTTTAACAAGATTTACAGCAATACGTATGTCAAGAAATACCATTACCTAGGACTTTGTCAGAAAGTGAATAGATATTGCCAGCGCAGGTGGCCTAGGTGGCGTACAGTGCTTGTGCGCAACTATTTCAACACCCCTTGGTCTACTCTTTCGATAATGGTTGTTGCTATGCTTTTGATCCTCCTCTTCTTACAAGCTCTATTCACCATAATTAAATAA